From Paraflavitalea devenefica, the proteins below share one genomic window:
- a CDS encoding RNA polymerase sigma factor, with product MTEQEIIAGLMAKNEKALAEIRDMMGPGLQNFAERLLDNRAQAQEAVHDALLDLWKLKNKRFATLARVKSYLYVSVLGHCKNYRKKYKKKLTGENAYLEALSEEPTPDLEREIIHAEVSALLNQQLDAQLADLPKTYREIIVLSYLHGLGPNEIARRLNIQVQSVKNLKKRGVKYLQGKAAALGKKVQNLRKSPKKL from the coding sequence ATGACAGAGCAGGAGATTATTGCGGGGTTAATGGCTAAGAACGAAAAGGCCCTGGCGGAGATCAGGGACATGATGGGCCCGGGTTTGCAAAATTTCGCGGAGCGGTTGCTGGACAATCGCGCCCAGGCCCAGGAGGCGGTCCATGATGCCCTGCTGGATTTATGGAAACTGAAGAATAAGCGGTTCGCAACCCTTGCCCGCGTAAAAAGCTACCTGTACGTTTCGGTGCTCGGCCATTGCAAAAACTACCGAAAGAAATACAAGAAAAAGCTCACAGGTGAAAACGCCTACCTGGAGGCGCTGTCCGAGGAGCCCACCCCGGACCTGGAGCGGGAGATCATTCATGCCGAGGTTTCAGCATTGCTGAACCAACAGCTGGACGCCCAACTGGCCGATCTGCCAAAGACTTACCGGGAGATCATCGTGCTATCCTATCTCCATGGCCTGGGGCCGAATGAAATTGCCCGTAGATTAAACATTCAGGTCCAGTCGGTTAAAAACCTGAAGAAACGGGGTGTAAAATACCTGCAAGGCAAGGCAGCGGCCCTCGGCAAAAAGGTCCAAAACCTCCGAAAATCCCCCAAAAAGTTATAA
- a CDS encoding RNA polymerase sigma factor: MTNLPMGTTTKNDLVIKFQEGCARAFSAVYDELSPFLYLYARKLTKDKAIAEEIVQDAFVALFHKRSGLDLTKGLTGIKAYLIVCIQHRTMRTLEIKAKAEARIRELSHHIPVAQDPEVFRQEIVSSIYHRMRQEIKKLSKTQRQVFELLFIEERTPEEASQILHLSKKTVENAKSHIVGILKSSELHFTTILPIFIALYLESYN; this comes from the coding sequence ATGACCAATTTACCGATGGGGACTACAACAAAAAATGATCTGGTAATCAAGTTCCAGGAAGGCTGTGCAAGGGCGTTTTCGGCTGTATACGATGAGCTGTCACCGTTTCTGTATTTGTACGCCCGTAAGCTCACGAAGGACAAAGCGATCGCCGAAGAAATTGTCCAGGACGCCTTCGTTGCCCTCTTTCACAAACGATCCGGACTGGACCTAACCAAGGGCCTGACCGGCATCAAAGCATACCTGATTGTCTGCATTCAACATCGCACCATGCGCACCCTGGAAATAAAAGCCAAAGCAGAAGCGCGAATCCGCGAATTAAGCCATCACATCCCGGTCGCCCAGGACCCGGAAGTCTTCCGCCAGGAAATCGTATCCTCCATCTACCATCGCATGCGCCAGGAAATTAAAAAACTCTCCAAGACCCAGCGGCAGGTCTTTGAACTGCTCTTTATAGAAGAAAGGACCCCAGAAGAAGCCAGCCAGATCCTGCACCTTTCCAAAAAAACGGTGGAAAACGCCAAGAGTCATATTGTCGGCATCCTTAAAAGTTCTGAACTACATTTCACGACCATCCTGCCGATTTTCATTGCCTTATACCTCGAGTCCTATAATTAG
- a CDS encoding FecR family protein, giving the protein MTLVSGNEKYANVSNYQFSIFPMSNKTDYDLSKLIYRRISGEELSDEEDAYLQQWKDADERNAETYNSLVDSAKRQRDFLDVLITTRKMKTIVEDRLKESFTSARKGPNFFWKTLPYWAAAILVIAAATVWLLKPDRQNIVNTAGKRTPALIQPGTDKAILTLADGSTLPLNAQDTGLLTKQGKAVVVQQGNGQLSYQNTLPTDAVVYNIITTPRGGQYRIVLADGSKVWLNSATKLRFPSSFEGNHSRTVELLEGEAYFDVSHNKQLPFIVKVLLPSMSHPMEVTVLGTEFNIMAYPREGTVRTTLVAGKVAITNGASRYELRPMEQAISDTRVDKMNVSAVNNIDTVVDWVHGMFEFKNDNLTTFLNKISMWYDIDVEYANATEGQASSRRKGITASIRRTTSLSEVLLALRGVGVNYEIKERTIIVFL; this is encoded by the coding sequence ATGACCCTGGTAAGCGGGAATGAGAAATACGCCAATGTCAGCAATTATCAATTTTCAATTTTCCCCATGAGCAACAAAACAGACTACGATCTTTCTAAGTTGATATATCGCCGCATCAGCGGTGAGGAACTCAGCGATGAAGAAGATGCGTACCTGCAACAATGGAAAGACGCCGATGAGCGAAACGCTGAAACATACAACAGCCTAGTGGACTCAGCAAAAAGGCAGCGGGATTTTTTAGACGTGCTGATCACCACGCGTAAGATGAAAACCATCGTTGAGGACCGCCTCAAAGAAAGCTTTACCTCTGCGCGCAAGGGTCCCAACTTCTTCTGGAAAACATTGCCCTACTGGGCTGCAGCGATTCTGGTTATTGCTGCCGCTACCGTTTGGCTTTTAAAGCCTGATCGCCAGAATATAGTTAATACTGCAGGTAAACGTACGCCGGCCCTAATTCAACCTGGCACCGACAAGGCTATATTAACATTGGCTGATGGATCCACGCTGCCACTCAATGCACAAGATACCGGGTTGCTGACCAAACAAGGCAAGGCGGTAGTGGTGCAACAGGGTAACGGCCAATTATCATATCAAAATACATTGCCGACCGATGCCGTGGTATACAACATCATCACCACGCCCCGCGGCGGACAATATCGTATAGTCCTGGCTGATGGCTCGAAGGTATGGCTCAATAGCGCCACTAAACTTCGTTTCCCTTCAAGTTTTGAGGGCAACCATTCCCGGACGGTAGAGTTATTAGAAGGCGAAGCCTATTTTGATGTCAGTCATAACAAGCAACTACCCTTCATCGTAAAAGTGCTGCTGCCTTCGATGTCCCATCCCATGGAAGTAACCGTGCTGGGTACGGAGTTTAATATCATGGCCTATCCCCGCGAAGGGACCGTGCGCACCACGCTGGTCGCCGGGAAAGTGGCGATCACCAATGGAGCTTCCAGGTACGAGCTGCGGCCCATGGAGCAGGCGATCTCCGATACCAGAGTTGATAAGATGAACGTTTCCGCGGTGAACAATATTGATACGGTCGTGGATTGGGTACATGGGATGTTCGAATTCAAAAACGACAACCTGACCACCTTCTTAAATAAGATTAGCATGTGGTACGATATAGACGTAGAATATGCGAACGCTACCGAAGGGCAGGCTAGTTCCAGACGAAAGGGCATCACCGCCAGTATCCGGCGCACGACCAGCCTTAGTGAAGTGCTGCTGGCATTGCGTGGGGTAGGAGTAAACTACGAAATCAAAGAACGAACTATTATCGTGTTCTTGTAA